A region from the Arthrobacter roseus genome encodes:
- a CDS encoding MFS transporter, with the protein MPDEPFNLKGIAVAAYGPSLLYGVATGAILPVIALSARDLGASVAVAALIITLTGVGSLATNIPATMITSRFGERWALVGAALWCSTAMIVAAFATQLWVFALAIFMVGMAGSVFGLARQSYLTEAVPLYFRARALSTLGGVTRIGVFIGPFLAAGVMALVGISGAYWVGAAATLVAAVLSVRVPDLGAPSRRTGIERIPPPTVRYVLRGHMKVFLTIGVGVLLIAAVRATRQGVLPLWAESIGLDASATALIYGLSGAVDMLIFYPAGKVMDVKGRVWTAVPCMAIMAAALVVIPFTAGPGWFTAAALLIGFGNGVGSGIVMTLGADYSPSPGRPQFLGIWRFISDLGTMAGPGLLSLITAIASLAVGIWAAAGIGVLAAVVLGYWIPRVRRP; encoded by the coding sequence GTGCCCGACGAACCGTTCAACCTCAAAGGAATAGCGGTGGCCGCCTATGGCCCCTCTCTTCTATACGGCGTCGCGACCGGTGCGATTTTGCCCGTCATTGCACTCAGTGCCAGAGACCTCGGCGCGTCCGTGGCTGTCGCCGCGCTGATCATCACGTTGACCGGCGTCGGCTCGCTGGCCACCAATATCCCTGCCACCATGATCACGTCGCGGTTTGGCGAGCGCTGGGCTCTGGTAGGGGCGGCGCTGTGGTGTTCGACGGCGATGATCGTTGCCGCGTTCGCCACGCAACTGTGGGTATTTGCGCTGGCGATCTTTATGGTCGGGATGGCGGGTTCCGTGTTTGGGCTGGCTCGGCAGAGCTACCTCACTGAAGCCGTGCCGCTGTATTTTCGCGCGAGGGCACTATCGACGCTGGGCGGCGTCACGCGTATCGGCGTGTTCATAGGCCCGTTCCTTGCCGCCGGAGTGATGGCGCTGGTTGGTATTTCCGGTGCGTACTGGGTGGGTGCGGCCGCAACTCTGGTGGCCGCCGTTCTCAGCGTTCGAGTACCAGATCTTGGCGCTCCCTCCCGGCGGACCGGCATCGAACGCATCCCGCCTCCCACCGTGCGCTACGTGTTACGCGGTCATATGAAAGTGTTTCTGACCATTGGGGTGGGCGTTCTCCTGATTGCGGCAGTGAGAGCCACGCGGCAGGGGGTGCTGCCGTTGTGGGCAGAGAGCATCGGTCTTGATGCTTCTGCGACGGCGCTCATCTATGGGCTCTCCGGCGCTGTGGACATGTTGATTTTTTATCCGGCGGGCAAGGTCATGGACGTCAAAGGGCGGGTCTGGACGGCAGTGCCGTGCATGGCGATCATGGCTGCGGCGCTGGTGGTTATCCCTTTCACCGCTGGTCCAGGCTGGTTCACGGCAGCTGCGCTCCTGATTGGTTTCGGGAATGGAGTTGGTTCTGGGATTGTGATGACGCTTGGGGCCGATTACTCGCCTTCGCCGGGGCGCCCGCAGTTCCTCGGTATCTGGCGTTTCATATCGGATCTCGGGACCATGGCCGGCCCCGGGCTGCTGTCCTTGATTACTGCTATTGCCTCACTGGCGGTAGGCATTTGGGCGGCGGCCGGGATTGGGGTTTTAGCCGCCGTCGTACTCGGTTATTGGATCCCGAGGGTGCGCCGGCCCTGA
- a CDS encoding dihydrolipoamide acetyltransferase family protein, protein MSQENRQVFLLPDLGEGLTEAELLNWLVAVGDEIRVDQPIAEVETAKSMVEVPSPFAGTVAELHGEAGQTMDVGKPLISVDRVAAVSGAAADVPAAETPAPDAGPKAEHDSAETYRDEERAGTKPPAEAEEPTGSGNVLIGYGTPEGGGKGRRRARKSGAAAATTVVPEQEESAPEPSQRAARVVSPLVRKLARDSGVKIATLTGSGQDGLILRGDVEAALSGSTSGSPESAGHAASFAASTAAAVSGEVDEKSGLGVSKRTPIKGLRKTVATNLTRSRAEIPEATVWVDVDATALLDMRADLKKRTPDSVPGLLAFIARFVTAGLQKYPELNTRIASTGDGQEIVSFDGVNLGFAAQTDRGLMVPSVRNAEKMSARELDAEIRRLTAVAREGKASPAELTSGTFTLNNYGVFGVDGSAAIINYPEVAILGVGRIIDKPWVVNGELAVRKVTELTLAFDHRVCDGGTAGGFLRYVADAIESPGSVLADL, encoded by the coding sequence ATGTCACAGGAGAACCGGCAGGTATTCCTGCTCCCGGACCTCGGCGAAGGACTCACTGAGGCCGAGCTGCTCAACTGGCTGGTTGCCGTCGGCGATGAGATCCGCGTTGATCAGCCGATCGCCGAAGTGGAGACCGCCAAGTCCATGGTGGAGGTGCCGTCGCCGTTCGCGGGCACCGTCGCAGAGCTCCACGGCGAGGCCGGTCAGACCATGGACGTCGGTAAGCCGCTGATTTCCGTGGATCGCGTTGCTGCCGTCAGCGGAGCTGCTGCGGACGTGCCCGCTGCGGAAACGCCAGCGCCCGATGCCGGTCCCAAGGCCGAACACGACAGCGCTGAAACATACCGTGACGAGGAGCGTGCCGGAACCAAGCCGCCCGCCGAAGCGGAGGAGCCCACGGGGTCGGGTAACGTCCTGATCGGTTACGGGACGCCCGAGGGCGGCGGGAAAGGCCGTCGTCGTGCGCGCAAGTCCGGGGCTGCTGCCGCGACCACCGTTGTCCCTGAGCAAGAGGAGTCAGCGCCCGAACCATCCCAGCGTGCCGCACGTGTCGTGTCTCCGCTCGTACGCAAGCTGGCCCGCGATAGTGGGGTCAAGATTGCAACGCTCACGGGTTCAGGGCAGGACGGACTGATTCTCCGGGGAGACGTTGAAGCTGCACTCTCCGGCTCCACGTCAGGCTCTCCTGAGTCCGCCGGTCACGCCGCGTCCTTTGCTGCATCCACAGCCGCCGCGGTTTCAGGTGAGGTGGATGAGAAGTCCGGTCTCGGCGTCTCCAAGCGGACCCCGATCAAGGGACTGCGTAAAACTGTCGCTACCAACCTGACCCGTAGCCGCGCGGAAATTCCTGAAGCGACGGTCTGGGTGGACGTGGACGCCACAGCGTTGCTGGACATGCGCGCGGACCTGAAGAAGCGGACCCCTGATTCCGTGCCGGGACTTCTGGCGTTCATTGCTCGCTTTGTCACGGCGGGATTGCAGAAGTATCCCGAGCTCAACACGCGGATTGCCTCGACTGGGGACGGTCAGGAGATCGTCTCCTTCGACGGCGTGAATCTTGGTTTCGCGGCGCAGACGGATCGGGGCCTCATGGTGCCCTCCGTCCGCAACGCCGAGAAGATGAGCGCCCGTGAACTGGACGCGGAAATTCGCCGTCTGACCGCCGTCGCCCGTGAGGGTAAGGCAAGTCCGGCCGAGCTGACGTCGGGAACGTTCACGCTGAACAACTACGGTGTTTTTGGCGTCGACGGCAGCGCCGCGATCATTAACTACCCAGAGGTCGCTATCCTCGGCGTCGGGCGCATCATCGACAAACCATGGGTGGTTAACGGTGAATTGGCCGTCCGCAAGGTCACCGAACTCACCCTCGCGTTTGATCACCGCGTGTGCGACGGCGGGACCGCAGGCGGGTTCCTGCGGTACGTGGCGGATGCCATCGAGAGCCCAGGGAGCGTGCTTGCGGACCTCTAA
- a CDS encoding C40 family peptidase — protein MSSNIARHRATPVRKNPFNSLSKAVVSNRGAVGRGAVVVTAASGLMLGAGAPAMAGAGPSTTPAPVYAPAAAVATVAAPAAAQAETAGVINHTVRSGDTLGSISASYGVNLSSVLQLNGLNMATVIYPGDVIRVSSSFVAPAAQAPVAPAPAPAPQQQTMAASAPVAAPAATANVMLASSTITPIAAASSSVSGNAVAGSAQSQVGQFQDCTALVERALRAAGVAGVGDESPASLLRFGTPTSNPQPGDMVYYSDAGAGVPHIAVYIGGGNAVHGGWMGNTTAVFSAEIGSGPVYYSTNG, from the coding sequence ATGTCATCAAATATTGCGCGCCACAGGGCAACCCCTGTGCGCAAGAACCCCTTCAATTCCCTGTCCAAGGCAGTCGTATCCAACAGGGGGGCCGTCGGACGCGGTGCTGTGGTAGTCACCGCAGCATCCGGGCTCATGCTCGGCGCTGGCGCACCTGCCATGGCCGGCGCAGGCCCCTCCACAACGCCAGCACCTGTCTACGCTCCTGCGGCGGCAGTGGCTACTGTAGCCGCACCCGCGGCAGCACAGGCCGAGACTGCAGGAGTCATCAACCACACGGTGCGCTCGGGTGACACCCTTGGCTCCATCTCCGCAAGCTATGGGGTCAACCTGAGCAGCGTACTGCAGCTCAACGGCCTGAACATGGCAACGGTCATCTACCCCGGTGACGTTATTCGCGTCTCTAGCAGCTTCGTGGCGCCGGCAGCACAGGCTCCTGTCGCTCCGGCACCCGCTCCTGCACCTCAGCAGCAGACCATGGCCGCTTCAGCACCAGTAGCAGCCCCGGCCGCCACTGCTAATGTCATGCTTGCAAGCTCCACTATCACCCCGATCGCGGCTGCATCCAGCAGTGTATCCGGCAATGCAGTCGCCGGATCGGCGCAGTCACAGGTGGGACAGTTCCAGGACTGCACCGCCTTGGTTGAGCGCGCGCTGCGGGCTGCCGGAGTCGCGGGAGTCGGTGACGAATCACCAGCATCGCTGCTGCGCTTCGGAACGCCCACCAGCAACCCTCAGCCCGGCGACATGGTGTACTACTCCGACGCTGGTGCAGGAGTTCCCCACATCGCTGTTTACATCGGCGGCGGCAACGCTGTCCACGGTGGTTGGATGGGTAACACAACCGCTGTTTTCAGCGCCGAAATTGGTTCCGGCCCCGTATACTACAGCACGAATGGCTAA